A window of Methanobacteriaceae archaeon contains these coding sequences:
- the otsB gene encoding trehalose-phosphatase → MVADMPEYLFDNLRYLEAFKQDSSTGIVTDIDGTISKIAPTPDEAVVTSTMRRALVQLNEKFKLVAVISGRSVLKAREMVQVDGLLYVGNHGLEFLKDDELCIRPEVEKYIPEINEAGEKLKNSELSSINGLIFEDKGLCYSIHYRLAQGEQNIREKILNSLKDDPVCKELKISEGRCLFELKPPVSYDKGTILHEIIEEHGLEKIIYLGDDITDFDAFSKLKELEKQGIIQGVGILVLSPEIPSYLKKGASFFINNVDEVLKFFQWLLN, encoded by the coding sequence ATGGTTGCTGATATGCCAGAATATCTCTTTGATAATTTAAGATATCTTGAAGCCTTTAAACAAGATAGTTCCACTGGAATTGTTACTGATATTGATGGGACCATTAGTAAAATAGCTCCAACTCCAGATGAAGCTGTGGTGACCAGTACCATGAGACGTGCCCTGGTTCAGCTGAATGAAAAATTTAAGTTAGTGGCTGTTATAAGTGGCAGATCCGTTCTGAAAGCCCGGGAAATGGTGCAGGTAGATGGTTTGCTTTACGTTGGAAACCATGGTTTAGAATTTTTAAAAGATGATGAGCTCTGCATACGGCCTGAAGTTGAAAAATACATCCCCGAGATTAATGAAGCTGGTGAAAAACTTAAAAACAGTGAGTTATCAAGTATAAATGGTTTAATATTTGAAGATAAAGGGCTTTGTTATTCCATTCATTACCGTCTGGCCCAAGGTGAGCAGAATATTCGAGAAAAAATTTTAAACTCCCTGAAAGATGATCCTGTATGCAAAGAACTGAAAATATCAGAAGGTCGATGTTTGTTTGAGTTAAAACCCCCAGTTAGTTATGATAAAGGCACTATTCTTCATGAAATTATCGAAGAACATGGCCTGGAAAAAATAATTTATTTGGGAGATGATATCACTGATTTTGATGCTTTTAGTAAATTAAAAGAACTTGAAAAACAGGGAATAATTCAGGGTGTAGGTATTTTAGTTCTTTCTCCTGAGATACCCTCCTACCTTAAAAAAGGTGCATCTTTTTTTATTAATAATGTGGATGAAGTTCTTAAATTTTTCCAATGGCTCTTAAACTGA
- a CDS encoding NDP-sugar synthase: MRVDLEIMGMIKAVLMAGGKGSRIRPLTLSRPKPMIPVANRPMIEYIVEKIKESGLSEIIVTLSYLKSQIKSLLEKNYPYMNIKYSVEKKPLGTAGGVKKASRYIDDTFFVLSGDVLVDVDLKEILSFHKEKKALATMVLTPVPDPSQFGIAILDNNNQIIQFKEKPSPHQVFSKIANTGTYIFEPEIFDYIDSKKNNENHEIDFSKDIFPQLINERAGIYGFVFEGYWNDVGRPKTYLQANYDVLNQKIAPEPRGQKMKEGVGKLGNIWIGEGVEIKDKVRIIGPVMIGDGCVIGNNCVIGRNTVIGSNVCLEKNSNIKGSVLFSDSVIKKASYLKDCIVDSGCIIEQGSFIERGAILGSKVHLGSYSRVRSERSIYNSTVILPESILDSDYPIVV, translated from the coding sequence TTGAGAGTTGATCTAGAAATAATGGGTATGATAAAGGCCGTATTAATGGCCGGAGGGAAGGGAAGTAGAATCCGCCCCCTAACTTTATCCCGACCAAAACCCATGATTCCTGTGGCTAACCGCCCCATGATTGAATATATAGTGGAAAAAATAAAAGAAAGCGGTCTTTCTGAAATAATAGTAACTTTAAGCTATTTAAAAAGCCAGATTAAGTCTCTGCTGGAGAAAAACTATCCCTATATGAATATTAAATATTCGGTGGAAAAAAAGCCATTGGGAACTGCCGGGGGAGTTAAAAAGGCGTCCCGGTATATTGATGATACTTTTTTTGTTCTCAGTGGAGATGTTCTTGTTGATGTGGATTTAAAAGAAATTCTAAGTTTTCATAAGGAAAAAAAAGCCCTGGCCACCATGGTGCTCACACCAGTACCTGATCCCAGCCAATTTGGAATAGCCATACTGGATAATAATAACCAGATCATACAATTTAAAGAAAAACCATCACCCCATCAAGTATTTAGCAAAATAGCCAACACTGGCACCTATATTTTCGAACCAGAAATCTTTGACTACATAGATTCTAAGAAAAATAATGAAAACCATGAAATAGACTTTTCAAAGGATATTTTTCCCCAGCTAATTAATGAAAGGGCTGGAATATACGGATTCGTATTTGAAGGATATTGGAATGATGTGGGAAGGCCTAAAACATATCTGCAGGCAAATTATGATGTTCTTAACCAGAAAATAGCTCCAGAACCCCGTGGACAAAAAATGAAGGAAGGTGTGGGGAAACTGGGAAATATTTGGATAGGGGAAGGTGTGGAGATTAAAGACAAAGTAAGGATAATTGGACCTGTAATGATAGGAGATGGTTGCGTGATAGGAAATAACTGCGTTATAGGTCGGAATACAGTAATTGGTTCCAATGTATGTTTAGAAAAAAATTCAAATATCAAAGGTTCTGTACTTTTTTCCGACAGTGTAATTAAGAAAGCATCCTACCTGAAGGATTGTATAGTTGATTCTGGTTGTATCATTGAACAGGGAAGTTTCATTGAAAGAGGAGCCATTTTAGGAAGTAAAGTACACTTAGGTTCCTATAGCCGGGTAAGATCAGAAAGATCTATCTACAATAGTACTGTGATTTTACCGGAATCCATATTAGACTCCGATTATCCTATTGTAGTATAA
- a CDS encoding endonuclease MutS2, with translation MDIRNIKGIGDKLAAKIISHFGSQDEFLQAASNYEVYRLASMEGISQRRAVEIINAVLGNPKQEFLKTERAVQIYEEIIQCIIQYASTEYARNRILLLSPGKNPGEIDENLKMVMEAKEKVTSLPLDELRTLLRNVDFTKSSKPKYDTSKAILVESKEDYTRLVDSNLNQYAQILSINEVRSLDEFELVVYVYREGLLELDDTSNLTMVSGEAEDLEIIPEIVLSYYQDNHELLENILKIRNILGYESVLGDVLELLNSLKSSKVDEKSFDDAVNHAKEKADKKLKEAIKKVDLSGEEVLDLLNKDMPPKIQEIFDRTLKETMEEIKDKTGVSFDPFIRKYPLEIDWQELERVKKNEIGKKQVKSFEERVKVASKLEKLKRDVENEIHEIMEFDYHFTLGCFAYYYDLHPPVLGDGFNFKEGLHLNLALEDPERVQRIDYSLESPDNVVLLTGANSGGKTTLLETLAQICIMSQMGLPVCAREAQVKLVDEIYFFSKKRSLDAGAFESFLSTFMPIVVREEEKLILLDELEAITELEAAVKIISSFINFIQDSKSFAIIVTHMAREILKNTDVRVDGIEAKGLDEDYNLIVDRTPRMNYFARSTPELILRMVYARSEGKLREVYGKMLERF, from the coding sequence TTGGATATACGCAACATCAAGGGTATTGGGGATAAGTTGGCTGCCAAGATCATTAGCCATTTTGGGAGTCAGGATGAATTTCTCCAGGCGGCAAGTAATTATGAGGTTTACCGGCTGGCAAGTATGGAAGGGATTAGCCAGCGCCGTGCAGTGGAGATTATTAATGCAGTTCTTGGGAATCCGAAACAAGAATTTCTCAAAACAGAACGGGCGGTTCAGATCTACGAGGAAATAATACAATGTATAATTCAATATGCCAGCACTGAATACGCCAGAAACAGGATCCTACTTCTCAGCCCGGGGAAAAATCCGGGGGAAATTGATGAAAATCTGAAGATGGTGATGGAAGCCAAAGAAAAGGTGACCAGTTTACCCCTTGATGAACTTAGAACTCTTTTAAGGAATGTTGACTTTACCAAAAGTTCTAAACCCAAATATGACACTTCAAAGGCAATTTTAGTTGAATCGAAGGAAGATTACACCAGATTAGTGGATAGTAATCTAAATCAATATGCTCAAATTCTCAGTATAAATGAAGTAAGAAGTCTGGATGAGTTTGAACTGGTAGTTTACGTGTACCGAGAAGGACTTCTGGAACTGGATGACACATCCAACCTGACCATGGTTAGTGGAGAGGCTGAAGATCTTGAAATCATACCAGAAATTGTTTTATCTTACTATCAGGATAACCATGAACTTTTAGAAAATATCCTGAAGATTAGAAACATATTAGGATATGAATCTGTTTTAGGGGATGTTTTAGAACTATTAAATTCGCTTAAATCTTCCAAGGTTGATGAGAAATCATTTGACGATGCTGTTAACCATGCCAAAGAAAAGGCAGATAAAAAATTAAAAGAAGCCATTAAAAAGGTGGATTTATCAGGGGAAGAGGTCTTAGATCTTTTGAATAAAGACATGCCTCCTAAAATTCAGGAAATATTTGACAGAACCTTGAAAGAAACCATGGAAGAGATTAAAGATAAAACTGGAGTTAGTTTTGATCCTTTCATCCGGAAATATCCATTGGAAATTGATTGGCAGGAACTGGAAAGAGTTAAAAAAAATGAAATAGGTAAAAAACAGGTTAAATCTTTCGAAGAAAGGGTTAAAGTGGCTTCCAAACTTGAAAAGCTTAAAAGGGATGTTGAAAATGAGATTCATGAAATTATGGAATTTGACTACCACTTCACCCTGGGATGTTTCGCTTATTATTATGATTTACACCCCCCGGTTTTAGGAGATGGGTTCAACTTCAAGGAAGGTTTGCATCTTAATTTAGCCCTTGAAGATCCTGAACGTGTTCAGCGGATTGATTACTCCCTTGAATCCCCGGATAATGTGGTTCTCCTGACAGGGGCTAACAGTGGAGGGAAAACTACCCTGCTGGAAACTTTAGCCCAGATCTGTATCATGAGCCAAATGGGGCTGCCAGTATGTGCCAGAGAAGCCCAGGTGAAACTGGTTGATGAGATATACTTTTTCAGTAAAAAACGTTCACTGGATGCAGGGGCGTTTGAATCATTCCTGAGCACATTCATGCCTATAGTAGTTAGAGAAGAGGAAAAACTGATCCTTTTAGATGAGCTTGAAGCAATAACTGAACTGGAAGCTGCAGTGAAAATCATTTCCAGCTTTATCAATTTCATCCAGGATTCTAAATCCTTTGCCATCATTGTCACCCACATGGCAAGGGAAATACTCAAAAACACAGATGTCAGGGTGGATGGAATCGAAGCTAAAGGTTTGGATGAGGATTATAACCTTATTGTAGACCGTACCCCTCGGATGAACTACTTTGCCCGGAGCACTCCAGAGCTGATTCTTAGAATGGTGTACGCAAGATCAGAGGGTAAACTTAGAGAAGTTTATGGTAAGATGCTGGAAAGGTTCTGA
- a CDS encoding phosphomannomutase, producing the protein MKMAKYVQSIRGVVNTEISNKFASHLGTIVGNFIGPGKQVVVGRDVHVPSQMIKRSITTGLMSAGTDVVDFGIAPIPVIHYGKDFYNAKAMITISKSHLRPQDIDIKIFSDHEIPLQAHAKKVPWDQIGNLRYVYEYRELYVNGILKKATTENIKKKGFLVVLDIKEDFDKPLIPHILNKIGCETVKIDSMDVQSVDEFPEPSPKRISLVSELTTAIGADMGIVLDNDADRVVFIDHKGNIIREQTVLGIFAQHILKHTPGGNVVSSIVASQSLEEIVSNAGGNLIKTSVNNVLKEIYANNAVFGGDEPGMYVFPEFQTCFDAIFAVVKMLEILAKQDSTLSALAGGIKEYNRTGFTIECEHEKKDEVIEIFKAKFESESNINTVDGIRVDLEESYILIRPSRFEPLIRVYVESKSAEKLQELTEYVKKIIEDVQ; encoded by the coding sequence ATGAAAATGGCAAAATATGTGCAAAGCATTAGAGGAGTTGTGAATACAGAGATCAGCAATAAGTTTGCCTCTCATCTTGGAACCATTGTTGGGAATTTCATTGGCCCTGGGAAGCAAGTAGTGGTGGGCAGAGATGTTCATGTCCCTTCACAAATGATAAAAAGATCCATAACCACCGGTCTCATGTCAGCTGGTACAGATGTTGTTGATTTTGGAATTGCCCCCATACCCGTAATACATTATGGTAAGGACTTTTACAACGCCAAAGCCATGATAACCATTAGTAAATCACATTTAAGACCACAGGATATTGATATTAAAATATTCAGTGATCATGAGATTCCCTTGCAAGCACATGCTAAAAAAGTGCCCTGGGACCAGATTGGAAATTTGAGATATGTATACGAATACCGGGAGCTTTACGTGAATGGCATTCTTAAAAAAGCCACTACCGAGAATATTAAGAAAAAAGGGTTTTTAGTGGTTCTGGATATAAAAGAAGACTTTGATAAACCATTAATCCCCCATATTCTCAATAAAATTGGGTGTGAAACAGTTAAAATCGACAGTATGGATGTTCAATCAGTAGATGAGTTCCCAGAGCCAAGCCCTAAAAGAATATCCTTAGTATCTGAACTTACAACAGCCATAGGTGCTGATATGGGAATAGTACTGGATAATGATGCAGATCGAGTAGTTTTCATAGACCATAAAGGCAATATAATCCGGGAACAGACCGTACTGGGTATTTTTGCCCAGCATATCCTTAAACATACTCCCGGAGGCAATGTAGTTTCTTCAATAGTAGCCTCCCAATCACTGGAGGAAATAGTAAGCAACGCCGGAGGAAACCTTATAAAAACTTCCGTAAATAATGTTTTAAAAGAAATTTATGCCAATAATGCCGTATTTGGAGGGGATGAACCAGGTATGTATGTTTTTCCTGAATTTCAGACTTGTTTTGACGCTATTTTTGCTGTGGTTAAAATGCTGGAAATACTAGCCAAACAGGATAGCACACTATCTGCACTGGCAGGGGGGATAAAAGAGTATAACCGAACTGGTTTCACCATAGAATGTGAACATGAGAAAAAAGATGAAGTTATAGAAATTTTCAAGGCTAAATTTGAATCAGAAAGCAATATTAACACTGTTGATGGTATCCGAGTTGATTTAGAAGAATCATACATATTAATACGGCCTTCAAGGTTCGAACCCCTGATAAGAGTCTATGTAGAATCCAAATCTGCTGAAAAGTTACAGGAATTAACCGAATATGTAAAAAAAATCATCGAAGATGTTCAATGA
- a CDS encoding trehalose-6-phosphate synthase: MDFPNQNKILEFLKDKNLIVVSNRGPVEFYKKNSELEMKRGAGGLVSTLLPLVETLNGVWIASAMTLGDVEVAEQFPNNRVPIPEDNPLFWVPFVVVDRHRYESYYSLISNPLLWFVQHYMWNSPYTPDIDEEMHDAWKNGYVYMNKKFADKVISESGRSLKEPLIMLQDYHLYLCAGYIREKLKNTFLSQFIHIPWPQSEYFSIIPEHMRKAIIEGLLSNNLLGFHIPRYVTNFIQSCEEYADKVDYEKGLVWYQGQVTHVKSYPISVDYEGIREMANSKEVKEKEKLIRKIKGENFLIYRTDRADLSKNIIRGFKAYDIFLDKYPEYHGKVKFLTTGKPTRQQIDEYNEYYLHIQKIVEEINNKHGRDGWKPIEWIFKADYSLVVAAFKNYDCLIVNPIADGMNIVPKEASAVNENQGVIILSEKAGCYEELKDHVICVNPFDVCQTTQAYLQAIKMSIDERRKKLNNLQNMVAERTIYHWLSEQFEDIEKIRNNDEF, from the coding sequence ATGGATTTTCCTAATCAAAACAAAATCTTAGAATTTTTAAAGGATAAAAATTTGATTGTTGTCTCCAATCGCGGTCCTGTTGAATTTTATAAAAAAAATAGTGAACTGGAGATGAAAAGAGGTGCCGGTGGTCTTGTTTCAACCTTACTCCCCCTTGTAGAAACCTTAAATGGCGTTTGGATTGCTAGTGCCATGACTCTGGGAGATGTTGAGGTGGCAGAACAGTTCCCCAATAACAGGGTGCCCATCCCTGAGGATAATCCACTTTTCTGGGTGCCCTTTGTGGTGGTTGACCGGCACCGTTATGAATCCTATTACAGTTTAATAAGCAACCCTCTGCTCTGGTTTGTGCAACATTACATGTGGAACAGTCCATACACTCCAGATATTGATGAGGAAATGCACGATGCCTGGAAAAATGGTTATGTGTATATGAATAAGAAATTTGCTGATAAAGTAATCTCAGAAAGTGGCAGAAGTTTGAAAGAACCTTTGATAATGTTACAGGATTACCACCTTTATCTATGTGCCGGATACATCAGAGAAAAACTAAAAAATACCTTTTTAAGCCAGTTTATTCATATTCCATGGCCCCAATCTGAATATTTCAGCATAATACCGGAACACATGAGGAAAGCTATCATAGAAGGACTCCTCTCCAATAATCTCCTTGGTTTCCATATCCCCCGATATGTGACCAATTTTATTCAATCCTGTGAGGAATATGCAGATAAAGTGGATTATGAAAAGGGACTGGTGTGGTATCAGGGACAGGTTACCCATGTAAAGAGTTATCCCATATCAGTGGATTATGAAGGAATAAGAGAAATGGCCAATTCAAAGGAGGTAAAGGAAAAAGAAAAGTTAATCCGAAAAATTAAAGGAGAAAATTTCCTGATCTACCGTACAGACCGTGCAGATCTGAGTAAAAATATTATCCGGGGTTTTAAAGCCTATGATATCTTTTTAGACAAGTATCCGGAGTACCATGGGAAAGTGAAGTTTCTCACCACTGGAAAACCCACCAGACAACAGATCGATGAGTACAATGAATATTATCTCCATATCCAGAAAATCGTTGAAGAAATAAATAATAAGCATGGTCGTGACGGTTGGAAACCTATAGAATGGATTTTTAAAGCAGATTACAGTTTGGTGGTGGCTGCTTTTAAGAATTATGATTGTTTGATTGTGAATCCTATTGCCGATGGTATGAACATAGTTCCCAAAGAGGCTTCTGCTGTAAATGAAAACCAGGGAGTTATCATCCTGTCGGAAAAAGCAGGATGTTATGAAGAGTTAAAAGACCATGTGATATGTGTGAACCCATTTGATGTCTGTCAAACTACCCAAGCCTATCTTCAAGCTATTAAAATGAGTATTGATGAAAGAAGGAAAAAATTAAATAATTTACAAAATATGGTAGCTGAAAGGACTATTTATCACTGGCTCAGTGAACAATTCGAGGATATAGAAAAAATAAGAAACAATGATGAGTTCTAA